A genomic window from Aurantimicrobium photophilum includes:
- a CDS encoding histidinol-phosphate transaminase — MTSFEDLPIRDDLRGLKPYGAPQAHVRVELNVNENTHPVPPQVVMDIMGRIHTALGNINRYPDREFTNLRVALAEYLGHGLSAENIWAANGSNEVIQQLLQAFGGPGRSVLAFPPTYSMHSIIASGTGTTWIPAQRDADFEISPATAVTAIKENKPDIVFFCTPNNPTGTPVSLETIAAAYDATDGIVFVDEAYAEFAPEGEPTALTLLAGRPRLVVSRTMSKAFAFAGARLGYLAGDPAVADALRLVRLPYHLSALTQAAAEGALAHTPAMLAMVEDIRQQRDRLVTELAVLGYTPYPSSANFVLFGGVRDPQEVFEKLLAQGIIIRDIDMPNHLRVTAGTEAETTEFLNALAALDGSINGAL, encoded by the coding sequence GTGACCTCATTTGAAGACCTCCCCATTCGTGATGACCTGCGTGGCTTGAAGCCGTATGGCGCACCACAGGCACATGTTCGGGTTGAGCTCAACGTCAATGAGAACACCCACCCCGTGCCACCCCAGGTGGTCATGGACATCATGGGGCGCATTCACACCGCCCTAGGGAACATCAACCGTTACCCCGATCGTGAATTCACGAATCTTCGTGTTGCCCTAGCTGAGTATCTTGGTCACGGTCTTTCTGCTGAGAACATTTGGGCAGCAAACGGCTCTAATGAGGTTATTCAGCAGCTCCTGCAGGCCTTCGGAGGTCCAGGACGCTCTGTTCTGGCATTCCCGCCCACTTATTCCATGCACTCGATCATCGCTTCGGGAACGGGAACTACCTGGATTCCTGCCCAGCGTGATGCGGACTTCGAAATCTCACCAGCCACTGCAGTTACGGCAATCAAAGAAAACAAGCCCGACATCGTCTTCTTCTGCACACCCAACAACCCCACGGGCACACCGGTGTCGTTGGAAACCATTGCTGCGGCTTATGACGCAACGGACGGCATTGTCTTCGTTGATGAAGCGTATGCAGAGTTTGCACCTGAAGGTGAGCCCACGGCGTTGACGTTGTTGGCTGGTCGTCCACGACTGGTTGTCTCTCGCACCATGAGTAAGGCGTTTGCCTTTGCTGGTGCTCGTTTGGGTTACTTGGCAGGCGATCCTGCTGTTGCTGATGCGCTACGTTTAGTGCGTTTGCCCTATCACTTATCTGCGTTGACGCAGGCGGCGGCAGAAGGCGCATTGGCACACACTCCAGCCATGCTGGCCATGGTCGAAGACATTCGCCAGCAGCGTGACCGCTTGGTTACAGAGCTGGCAGTGCTGGGATACACCCCCTATCCCTCGAGTGCGAACTTTGTACTCTTTGGTGGTGTTCGTGATCCTCAAGAAGTCTTTGAGAAGCTTCTGGCTCAGGGCATCATCATTCGCGATATTGATATGCCCAACCACTTACGTGTGACGGCAGGAACTGAAGCAGAAACAACGGAGTTCTTGAACGCACTGGCAGCCCTCGATGGCTCGATCAATGGCGCTCTCTAA
- a CDS encoding LysM peptidoglycan-binding domain-containing protein yields MSAVLAFTAPIHRPVEPDYIDEPCSAAGNVRGSHQINNVTYVNFLPAAEPKTRLRITKRGRRVLTAAVALPLVIGALVAALNSGGAAAVAEGAANDFTYVTIAQGESLWQLAQEIAPNADPRDVVAEIVSLNQLHGEVQAGQKIAIPAGY; encoded by the coding sequence ATGAGCGCAGTACTCGCATTCACCGCACCAATCCACCGTCCCGTTGAGCCTGACTACATCGACGAACCATGCAGCGCAGCTGGCAATGTCCGTGGGTCGCACCAGATTAACAACGTGACCTATGTGAACTTCCTCCCCGCAGCAGAACCCAAGACCCGTCTTCGCATTACCAAGCGTGGACGTCGTGTCCTCACCGCCGCAGTAGCACTGCCCCTCGTGATCGGCGCACTTGTAGCAGCACTCAACAGTGGTGGTGCAGCTGCTGTTGCTGAAGGCGCAGCAAACGACTTCACCTACGTGACCATCGCTCAGGGTGAAAGCCTCTGGCAGCTTGCACAGGAGATTGCCCCCAACGCAGATCCTCGCGATGTTGTTGCCGAGATTGTCTCCCTCAACCAGCTTCACGGTGAAGTGCAGGCTGGTCAGAAGATTGCGATTCCTGCCGGGTACTAA
- a CDS encoding YhgE/Pip domain-containing protein translates to MASLITRLSKNSAKTEGKPRILTLAALIFVPLVVVGTLMWGLWNPTDRLDNVTAAIVNDDEPVTINGQLTPLGRLLTAGLVDGADGASNYNWEITDAAEAKKGLESGKYVAAVTIPKNFSKVATSSFSDASNPQQAIIDVTSSDKTRLVDDAITTAITSTAVNMLNQQLSASYIENVLIGFSTLSESLGKAASGAHDLSSGLGTLADGATQLSTGASQFSNGMWTLQSQASSIPGNAQSLADGLAGLSATCTQVVVAPAQAQFCGGLAQLSGGTAGLATGLGGLSDGITKLAAGSTDIATGVEGIASGTTAIASGSTELANGLDTAVENIPVYTEAETKKLSEVVTAPVGLKDAGNLSFGANSTPLYVVLSLWIGALAIFVGLRTLPQRLLESTRSSLSLATRSFVIPAVVGIAQGVAVATVIAVANGYDLGEWASVAGIAALIGIAFTATNQALNAVLGGFGRMVSLAVGILILVTGVISTVPALLDTLLGFTPANDAVTALQAVINSGNVSGFASAVTALVLWSLGGVLVTALAISRKRHVSITTLSKETQPV, encoded by the coding sequence ATGGCATCACTGATTACCCGCCTGTCCAAGAACTCTGCCAAGACAGAGGGCAAACCACGCATTCTCACGCTGGCTGCTCTCATCTTTGTTCCGCTCGTCGTCGTGGGAACTTTGATGTGGGGTTTGTGGAACCCTACTGACCGCCTCGATAACGTGACCGCTGCCATCGTGAACGACGATGAGCCTGTCACCATCAACGGTCAACTCACTCCTCTGGGTCGCTTGCTCACCGCAGGTCTTGTTGATGGCGCTGACGGAGCTTCTAACTACAACTGGGAAATCACAGACGCAGCAGAAGCGAAGAAGGGCTTAGAAAGCGGTAAGTATGTCGCCGCCGTGACCATCCCCAAGAACTTCTCCAAGGTAGCGACTTCTTCCTTTAGTGACGCTTCCAACCCTCAACAGGCCATCATTGACGTCACCTCGAGCGATAAGACACGCCTGGTTGATGACGCCATCACCACGGCGATTACCTCAACCGCAGTCAACATGCTCAATCAGCAGCTCAGTGCCAGCTATATCGAGAACGTTCTAATTGGCTTCAGCACGTTGAGCGAAAGCCTGGGCAAGGCAGCATCTGGCGCTCATGACCTCAGCAGCGGCCTCGGAACACTCGCCGATGGAGCCACCCAGCTCTCCACCGGCGCAAGTCAGTTCTCCAACGGAATGTGGACTCTCCAGTCTCAGGCTTCTTCCATTCCCGGTAATGCACAATCACTAGCTGATGGTCTTGCTGGCCTCTCTGCCACCTGCACCCAGGTTGTTGTTGCCCCAGCACAAGCCCAATTCTGTGGAGGGCTCGCCCAGCTCTCTGGCGGCACTGCTGGCCTTGCAACGGGTCTGGGTGGTCTCAGTGACGGAATTACCAAACTTGCAGCTGGAAGCACCGACATCGCCACCGGAGTCGAAGGCATTGCCTCTGGAACCACGGCGATTGCTAGCGGTTCGACTGAACTCGCAAACGGTCTCGATACCGCGGTAGAAAACATCCCGGTCTACACCGAAGCAGAAACCAAGAAGCTCTCCGAAGTAGTCACAGCTCCTGTTGGGCTCAAGGATGCCGGCAACCTCAGCTTTGGCGCGAACAGCACTCCACTCTACGTCGTGCTCTCGCTCTGGATTGGTGCTCTGGCCATCTTCGTTGGTCTGCGCACACTCCCCCAGCGCCTGCTTGAATCAACCCGTTCCTCGCTCTCACTTGCCACACGATCCTTTGTGATCCCTGCTGTGGTCGGCATTGCGCAGGGCGTTGCTGTCGCCACCGTCATTGCTGTGGCCAACGGCTATGACCTGGGTGAATGGGCCAGCGTGGCAGGCATTGCCGCCCTGATTGGTATTGCGTTCACGGCAACCAACCAAGCACTCAACGCTGTGCTCGGTGGTTTTGGCCGCATGGTGTCACTGGCGGTGGGAATTCTCATTCTGGTCACCGGCGTGATCTCGACAGTGCCGGCTCTGCTGGACACACTCCTGGGATTCACCCCTGCCAACGATGCCGTGACCGCACTCCAAGCCGTTATCAACTCTGGGAATGTCTCTGGGTTTGCTTCAGCTGTCACCGCGCTGGTGCTGTGGAGTCTTGGTGGTGTTCTAGTGACCGCACTAGCCATCTCACGCAAGCGTCACGTCTCCATCACCACACTCAGCAAAGAAACCCAGCCCGTCTAG
- the hisH gene encoding imidazole glycerol phosphate synthase subunit HisH: MTQKSVVVFDYGTGNIHSAIKAVELAGAKVELTRDKTKCAEADGLLVPGVGAFAAVMEALNAVDGGEIIERRLAGGRPVMGICVGMQIMFANGLEGGVDTPGLGEWEETVHKLEAPVLPHMGWNTVEVGENSKLFKGIENERFYFVHSYGVTEWNLDVIPPFPKPSVTWAEHGQRFIAAVENGPLVATQFHPEKSGEAGIQLLRNWLETL; this comes from the coding sequence GTGACCCAAAAGTCCGTCGTTGTTTTCGACTACGGCACGGGGAACATCCACTCCGCTATCAAAGCGGTGGAGCTCGCAGGAGCAAAGGTCGAACTGACGCGCGACAAAACAAAGTGCGCTGAGGCTGATGGTCTGCTTGTTCCAGGCGTCGGCGCTTTTGCTGCCGTGATGGAAGCACTCAACGCCGTGGATGGTGGCGAGATCATTGAGCGTCGTCTTGCTGGTGGTCGTCCCGTCATGGGTATTTGCGTGGGCATGCAGATCATGTTTGCCAACGGGCTTGAGGGTGGCGTGGACACTCCAGGACTAGGCGAGTGGGAAGAAACCGTGCACAAGCTCGAGGCACCTGTTCTTCCCCACATGGGCTGGAACACCGTCGAGGTGGGCGAGAACTCGAAACTCTTCAAGGGAATCGAGAACGAGCGCTTTTACTTCGTGCACTCCTATGGAGTGACCGAGTGGAATCTCGATGTCATTCCTCCGTTCCCGAAGCCTTCAGTGACGTGGGCTGAACACGGACAGCGCTTCATTGCTGCTGTTGAAAACGGCCCTCTTGTTGCTACCCAGTTCCACCCCGAAAAGTCTGGCGAAGCAGGTATTCAGCTGTTGCGCAACTGGCTCGAGACTCTCTAA
- the priA gene encoding bifunctional 1-(5-phosphoribosyl)-5-((5-phosphoribosylamino)methylideneamino)imidazole-4-carboxamide isomerase/phosphoribosylanthranilate isomerase PriA, with product MTAPILELLPAVDVAEGKAVRLTQGALGTETDFGDPVDAAADWARQGAEWIHLVDLDAAFGRGENRALLRRVITEVPGVKIELSGGIRDDASLESALESGATRVNLGTAALENPDWAASAIARFGEQIAVGLDVRGETLAARGWTEEGGNLWDVLARLEDAGCSRYVVTDVTRDGMLNGPNLELLTAITEKTGKPVVASGGIASLDDLVALRSLVPIGVEGAIVGKALYAQKFTLEQAIQVAYN from the coding sequence ATGACTGCGCCCATTCTTGAGCTGCTGCCCGCTGTTGACGTTGCTGAAGGCAAGGCTGTTCGCCTCACCCAAGGTGCTCTCGGCACTGAGACTGACTTTGGTGATCCCGTTGATGCAGCGGCCGACTGGGCTCGTCAAGGCGCTGAGTGGATTCACCTCGTCGATCTCGACGCAGCATTTGGTCGCGGCGAGAACCGCGCCCTGCTGCGTCGTGTGATCACCGAGGTTCCTGGTGTGAAAATTGAGCTTTCTGGTGGTATTCGTGATGATGCGTCACTCGAGTCCGCTCTCGAAAGTGGCGCAACTCGTGTGAACCTCGGCACAGCTGCTCTGGAGAACCCAGACTGGGCAGCCTCGGCGATTGCTCGCTTTGGTGAGCAAATTGCTGTGGGTCTAGATGTGCGCGGAGAAACCCTTGCAGCACGTGGCTGGACCGAAGAAGGCGGAAACCTCTGGGATGTTCTCGCACGCCTCGAAGATGCTGGCTGCTCCCGTTATGTCGTGACTGATGTCACCCGTGATGGCATGCTCAACGGACCCAACTTAGAGCTTCTGACTGCGATTACTGAGAAGACCGGTAAGCCCGTCGTTGCATCAGGTGGCATCGCCAGCCTGGATGACCTCGTTGCACTTCGTTCACTCGTTCCTATCGGCGTGGAGGGTGCAATCGTGGGCAAGGCTCTCTATGCTCAGAAGTTCACGCTTGAGCAGGCCATCCAGGTCGCCTACAACTAG
- the hisB gene encoding imidazoleglycerol-phosphate dehydratase HisB, whose amino-acid sequence MTTAPRIASISRTTSESSIELTINLDGTGVSNIETTVPFFDHMLTAFAKHSLSDLTVKASGDIHIDVHHTVEDIGISLGLAIREALGDKAGISRFGDALVPLDEALVQAVVDISGRPFLVHSGEPAGFEFHLIGGHFTGSMVRHVFEAITFNAGLTTHITVLNGRDPHHIAEAEFKAFARAFRQAKALDPLVQGIPSTKGAL is encoded by the coding sequence ATGACTACAGCACCGCGCATTGCGAGCATTTCTCGCACCACGAGCGAGTCAAGCATTGAACTTACGATCAATCTTGATGGCACGGGTGTGAGCAACATCGAGACGACTGTTCCGTTCTTCGACCACATGCTGACCGCGTTTGCTAAGCACTCTCTTTCTGACCTCACCGTCAAGGCTTCCGGTGACATCCACATCGATGTTCACCACACAGTTGAAGACATTGGTATTTCTCTTGGTCTCGCAATTCGCGAAGCACTGGGAGACAAGGCTGGTATTTCCCGCTTCGGCGACGCTCTGGTTCCTCTCGATGAGGCACTCGTGCAGGCCGTCGTGGATATTTCTGGACGCCCATTCCTGGTGCACTCAGGTGAGCCTGCTGGTTTTGAATTCCACCTCATTGGTGGTCACTTCACTGGTTCCATGGTTCGTCACGTGTTCGAAGCCATCACCTTTAATGCAGGTCTCACCACCCACATCACGGTGTTGAACGGTCGCGACCCACACCACATCGCTGAAGCAGAATTCAAGGCGTTTGCTCGTGCATTCCGCCAGGCCAAGGCACTTGACCCTCTCGTGCAGGGAATCCCCAGCACTAAGGGTGCTCTGTGA
- the lexA gene encoding transcriptional repressor LexA: MTESPAGESKRRKGISAKQQLILDVITAYIDENSYPPSMQEIGDAVGLSSLASVTYQLQQLELGGYIRRDPKLPRALEVLGQGTAARTPAPVADNVFPMGEAVQVPLVGQIAAGGPITAEQNTEDTMALPRQLVGQGELFMLKVKGESMIDAAICDGDFVVVRRQQTAENGDIVAALLDDEATVKVFRQRDGHTWLLPRNSNYEPILGDHATIMGKVVTVLRSV, encoded by the coding sequence ATGACTGAGTCACCAGCTGGCGAAAGCAAACGACGCAAAGGCATAAGCGCGAAGCAGCAGCTCATCCTCGACGTCATCACTGCTTACATTGATGAGAACAGCTACCCACCCTCCATGCAGGAGATCGGTGATGCAGTAGGTCTCTCCTCGCTGGCGAGTGTCACCTACCAACTTCAACAGCTTGAACTAGGTGGCTACATCCGCCGCGACCCCAAGCTCCCCCGCGCACTTGAGGTACTCGGCCAGGGCACCGCTGCCCGCACGCCAGCACCTGTTGCTGACAACGTGTTCCCCATGGGTGAAGCAGTTCAGGTTCCGCTCGTAGGACAGATTGCTGCTGGTGGTCCCATTACAGCCGAGCAGAACACCGAAGACACCATGGCTCTCCCCCGCCAGCTTGTGGGCCAGGGAGAACTCTTCATGCTCAAGGTCAAGGGTGAATCCATGATTGATGCCGCGATCTGCGACGGTGACTTCGTCGTGGTCCGCAGGCAGCAGACAGCAGAGAACGGTGACATCGTTGCAGCCCTGCTCGATGATGAAGCAACCGTCAAGGTCTTCCGCCAGCGCGATGGTCACACCTGGCTCTTGCCTCGCAACAGCAACTACGAACCCATCTTGGGCGACCACGCCACCATTATGGGAAAGGTTGTGACAGTTCTTCGATCTGTCTAA
- a CDS encoding MMPL family transporter, whose amino-acid sequence MSSLLYSLGRWAYRSRRLVLAAWIIVLVAIGGSAAVFNKGLDNGISIPGTESQKALDSLYTTFPQVSGASAQIIVVAADGQLITDPAYKDALNNAADDMATLPQIDNATSPFNERINGAISKNDKAGLLNIQFSGPTASITPESLAKLEGATQTLSDELPAGSTVSLGGQIYSQSMPSISPTELIGVGVALVVLIITFGSFLAAGMPLLTALLGVGISIALIFLATAFAKVTSTTPMLALMLGLAVGIDYALFIISRHQDELRKGDTPEEAAARATGTAGSAVIFAGLTVMIALVGLGIAGIPFLTTMGVAAAVGVGVAVIISITLIPALLGFAGERLRPKPKKTKKAEAASHKPNRFFLGWVKAVTRFPIVTILAVVAVITIVALPALNLRLALPDAGSNAPDDRSRITYDLVAENFGEGYNGPLLVTGTIVTSTDPLGLMDDLKSELEKIPGVAAVPLATPNMTADTGIIQVIPTGAPASEETKALVQAIRDKHDYFQKKYGVDLSVTGFTASGIDVSERLGNALLPFGIVVVGLSLILLTMVFRSIWVPIKAAIGYLFSVVAAFGVVTLVMQEGVGAHLIHIDRPGPVLSFMPIIVMGILFGLAMDYEVFLVARMREDYVHSGKARKSIVTGFVGSAKVVTAAAVIMFAVFAAFVPEGDVNMKGISLALAVGIFVDAFIVRMTFVPAVLQLLGDKAWYMPKWLDRVLPHFDVEGEGVQHELELADWPAQKNIVVAAEGLSLKNAEGTRSYFKNLAFTVPVGTTLFVTGSDKIATSALLLTLSGRLDPDAGKLKVADMVLPVRSGAVRSRVALIDVSEHANRNTVAAIEDAASEKPQVIILDNIDFLSSESEQYAVADALNAAREAATKAGRTLTVFVGTTNDMPVETWGNVLSARVDSMVLDLDTVSASSKKVQA is encoded by the coding sequence ATGTCATCACTGCTCTACTCTCTCGGACGCTGGGCATACCGCTCGCGCCGCCTCGTACTCGCTGCGTGGATCATCGTCTTGGTTGCTATCGGTGGTTCTGCCGCCGTATTCAACAAGGGACTCGACAACGGCATCTCTATTCCAGGTACTGAGTCCCAGAAGGCATTGGACTCCCTCTACACGACCTTCCCCCAGGTCAGTGGCGCCTCAGCACAGATCATTGTGGTGGCCGCTGACGGTCAGCTAATCACTGACCCCGCATACAAGGACGCTCTTAATAATGCAGCCGACGACATGGCCACGCTGCCCCAGATTGATAACGCCACCTCACCCTTTAACGAGCGCATCAATGGAGCGATCAGCAAGAACGACAAAGCAGGTCTACTCAACATTCAGTTCTCTGGCCCAACTGCAAGCATCACCCCCGAATCTTTAGCAAAGCTCGAAGGAGCTACGCAAACCCTGAGTGACGAACTTCCCGCAGGATCAACGGTGTCCTTGGGGGGTCAGATCTATAGCCAGAGCATGCCCAGCATCAGCCCCACTGAACTCATCGGCGTGGGCGTGGCATTGGTCGTGTTGATCATTACTTTCGGATCATTCTTGGCAGCAGGTATGCCACTGCTGACTGCCCTGCTGGGTGTGGGCATCTCGATTGCACTGATTTTCCTGGCCACCGCATTCGCCAAGGTCACCTCCACCACTCCGATGCTGGCCCTCATGCTGGGTCTTGCCGTGGGTATTGACTACGCCCTCTTCATCATTTCCCGCCACCAAGACGAACTGCGCAAGGGGGACACTCCCGAGGAAGCCGCTGCGCGTGCAACAGGTACCGCAGGTTCTGCTGTCATCTTTGCCGGCCTGACCGTCATGATTGCCCTGGTTGGTTTGGGCATTGCTGGAATCCCCTTCCTCACCACGATGGGTGTGGCAGCAGCAGTGGGAGTCGGCGTTGCCGTCATCATCTCGATTACGTTGATCCCTGCTTTGCTCGGCTTCGCCGGCGAGCGACTGCGCCCCAAGCCCAAAAAGACCAAGAAAGCCGAGGCTGCCTCACACAAGCCCAATCGCTTCTTCCTGGGTTGGGTCAAGGCTGTTACCCGCTTCCCCATCGTCACCATCTTGGCTGTGGTTGCCGTCATCACGATTGTGGCGCTCCCAGCACTCAACCTGCGCCTTGCTCTTCCAGATGCAGGCAGCAACGCTCCCGATGACCGCTCGCGCATTACCTATGACTTGGTCGCTGAGAACTTCGGAGAGGGATACAACGGTCCACTGCTCGTGACCGGAACCATCGTCACCAGCACAGACCCACTGGGACTCATGGACGACCTCAAGTCTGAGCTGGAAAAGATTCCTGGCGTTGCCGCCGTTCCCCTCGCAACTCCCAACATGACTGCCGACACCGGCATCATTCAAGTGATTCCCACTGGAGCACCTGCTTCCGAGGAAACCAAGGCATTGGTTCAAGCCATCCGCGACAAGCATGACTACTTCCAGAAGAAATATGGGGTTGACCTCTCCGTCACCGGCTTCACTGCCAGTGGAATTGACGTCTCAGAACGCCTCGGGAATGCACTCCTGCCCTTCGGCATCGTGGTGGTGGGGCTTTCCCTCATCTTGCTCACGATGGTGTTCCGCTCAATCTGGGTGCCCATCAAGGCAGCAATTGGCTACCTATTTAGCGTGGTGGCCGCATTCGGTGTTGTCACACTCGTGATGCAAGAAGGAGTGGGAGCACACCTCATCCATATCGACCGACCTGGGCCGGTCTTGAGCTTCATGCCGATCATTGTGATGGGCATCTTGTTCGGTCTTGCCATGGACTACGAGGTGTTCCTCGTGGCTCGCATGCGAGAGGACTATGTCCACTCTGGCAAGGCACGAAAGTCCATCGTGACCGGCTTCGTCGGCTCCGCCAAGGTTGTGACAGCGGCAGCTGTGATTATGTTCGCCGTGTTCGCTGCATTCGTGCCTGAGGGTGATGTGAACATGAAGGGCATCTCACTGGCGCTTGCGGTGGGTATCTTCGTTGACGCCTTCATCGTGCGCATGACCTTTGTTCCCGCCGTACTCCAGCTCTTGGGCGACAAGGCCTGGTACATGCCCAAGTGGCTCGACCGCGTTCTCCCTCACTTCGATGTGGAAGGCGAAGGCGTTCAGCACGAGCTTGAGCTTGCCGACTGGCCAGCTCAGAAGAACATTGTCGTTGCAGCCGAAGGTCTGAGCCTCAAGAACGCCGAAGGAACCCGTTCTTACTTCAAGAACCTTGCCTTCACCGTTCCTGTGGGAACCACGCTCTTTGTCACCGGTAGTGACAAGATTGCGACCTCAGCACTGCTGCTCACCCTCAGTGGCCGCCTCGACCCTGACGCCGGCAAGCTCAAGGTTGCTGACATGGTCCTGCCAGTTCGTTCCGGTGCTGTGCGCTCACGTGTTGCACTGATCGATGTCTCTGAACACGCCAACCGCAACACGGTTGCCGCCATCGAAGATGCGGCTTCTGAAAAGCCTCAGGTGATCATCTTGGACAACATTGACTTCCTCTCCTCCGAGAGCGAGCAATATGCCGTTGCTGATGCCCTCAATGCAGCTCGTGAGGCTGCAACCAAGGCAGGCAGAACCCTCACCGTATTCGTGGGAACAACCAATGACATGCCCGTGGAGACATGGGGAAATGTTCTCAGTGCCCGCGTTGACTCAATGGTCCTCGACCTCGACACTGTGTCCGCTTCGAGCAAGAAAGTGCAGGCATAA
- a CDS encoding SseB family protein produces MSHNHDGHMFGSSDHADSAGQPWEGREFEANPFASDDGTTPERLKLALDTFHALPLDSEERAGRHLNVVDAIRVSRFLIPLLAEAGEVGVNAAGLVVDKTQELAIVTVAGPNGQKVLPVFTSVEAMQKWKPEARPVPVEARRAALAAAADGAQWMVVDPQSSTEIVLRRPTVEAIAKGTPWVPNQIDPMLQQVFDESITDEPFVKAIRLTSGDPDARGFDEELVVQVVLPPSLEQNEVERVIRSLSNKWAQQSIFSERVDSMRLQLVPAV; encoded by the coding sequence ATGTCTCACAACCACGACGGTCATATGTTTGGTTCTTCCGACCACGCAGATTCTGCGGGGCAGCCTTGGGAAGGCCGCGAGTTTGAAGCGAACCCTTTCGCATCTGATGATGGCACCACCCCTGAGCGGCTCAAGCTAGCTCTGGATACTTTCCACGCCCTTCCTTTGGATTCCGAAGAGCGTGCTGGTCGTCACTTGAACGTCGTGGACGCAATTCGTGTTTCTCGTTTCCTTATTCCTCTCCTTGCTGAAGCAGGAGAAGTGGGCGTGAACGCGGCTGGACTTGTCGTTGACAAGACTCAAGAACTGGCCATCGTCACCGTGGCAGGGCCTAACGGTCAGAAGGTTCTTCCTGTCTTCACCTCCGTAGAGGCAATGCAGAAGTGGAAGCCTGAGGCTCGTCCCGTTCCTGTTGAAGCTCGTCGTGCTGCGCTCGCTGCTGCTGCGGACGGTGCGCAGTGGATGGTTGTGGACCCACAAAGTTCAACCGAGATTGTTCTTCGACGTCCCACGGTTGAAGCCATTGCGAAGGGCACACCCTGGGTTCCTAATCAGATTGACCCCATGCTTCAGCAGGTGTTTGACGAATCCATCACCGACGAACCCTTTGTGAAGGCTATTCGCCTCACCTCGGGTGATCCTGATGCGCGCGGATTCGATGAAGAGCTCGTCGTTCAGGTTGTCTTGCCACCGAGCCTTGAGCAAAACGAAGTAGAGCGTGTTATCCGCTCACTGTCCAACAAATGGGCACAGCAAAGCATCTTCTCCGAGCGTGTGGACTCGATGCGTCTTCAGCTCGTTCCCGCTGTTTAG
- a CDS encoding TetR/AcrR family transcriptional regulator, with protein sequence MSTTTETEAKPAESARRQKTRERLMDAAFEVFSEVGIHAASVEMIAERADFTRGAFYSNFDTKEELFLALAERGNNERLALLRGSVANIDVIMPTLVGSTEGKLSAAELGPIVASFLEQQGENRLWFLFQSELRLLAMRDPEVGKLYLEQKKAADTEFGSIISAAFDAVGLTPALDSVELANVLMNTYEAALQEAIMRGGNKVQEDAHQLFMQRLLGLIGQLAS encoded by the coding sequence GTGAGCACCACAACCGAAACAGAAGCCAAGCCGGCGGAGTCAGCACGGCGTCAAAAGACCCGTGAACGCTTGATGGATGCGGCTTTCGAGGTCTTTTCTGAAGTGGGTATTCACGCAGCCAGCGTGGAAATGATCGCCGAACGCGCAGATTTCACCCGCGGAGCTTTTTACTCCAATTTCGACACGAAGGAAGAACTCTTCCTCGCGCTCGCCGAACGCGGCAATAACGAACGCCTAGCTCTGCTTCGAGGAAGCGTGGCCAACATCGATGTCATCATGCCCACATTGGTGGGGTCCACTGAGGGAAAACTCAGCGCTGCTGAGTTGGGCCCCATCGTGGCCAGCTTCCTGGAGCAGCAGGGGGAGAACCGTTTATGGTTCTTGTTCCAATCTGAATTGCGCTTGCTAGCGATGCGAGATCCAGAAGTGGGCAAGCTCTACCTGGAGCAGAAGAAGGCCGCAGATACCGAATTTGGCAGCATCATTTCAGCGGCATTCGATGCTGTGGGGCTCACACCTGCATTGGATTCTGTTGAGCTCGCGAACGTGCTCATGAATACCTATGAAGCAGCGCTTCAAGAAGCCATCATGCGTGGTGGAAACAAGGTGCAAGAAGATGCACACCAGCTGTTTATGCAGCGATTGCTTGGCCTGATTGGCCAACTAGCAAGCTAG